The following DNA comes from Candidatus Schekmanbacteria bacterium.
GATATGCTTTCCCATCGGCAACATCTATTTTCGCAACTGCCGTTGAAGTGACATATGCGCCGGTAAGCACAGGTGAAGATGGTTCTGATATGTCCAGTATTTTAAGGCCGTTTACCGTTGAAGCGTATGCATAATTTCCTGAAACTTTTATATCAAGAAAAGCTCCGCCATAGGCATAAATAAGATTTAAATCATAAGCATTTAACGAAAATAAACTATGGAATGTTATGATTAATGAAATAATTACTATTTTAGTTAATTTATTCATCATTTTTAAATTTTAATGTATTTATGCTATTTCTAACTGCTGAATTAGTCAACCCCAATTATGGAATTAACAATAAAATTGCATGGACAGTTTTAAAAAATACTATTTAATCTGAATTCTCTGATTACATTTAAATTGGAGGGGAAATCTATGCCTGACAAATATCGCCTCACACTCACTATCACCAGCATATCAGGAAAATGCAACGCTGGCTGCAAGGTAGGAGAGAAGTATGACATTTCATCCATAAAGACTGATAACCTCTGCGGATTCTTCTACCACAGTCTCTTCCCTACTCTTTGTACGTTCGATTATGGTGGCGAAATCTGGTTTCTTCCTGACAAGAACCGGATGGAGGTGCGCTGTCCAGATTATATAAATGATGTTCGCGGCACCCTTGAACGGAAACTGAAAGAAGAATAATCTTGGGAAAGGAGAACAATATGCCCGGCAAATATAAACTGTCGCTCACCATCACGCATGTTGGGGGAACCTGCATGGCAGGGTGCAAGGTAGGAGGCACTTACGACATTTCAACAATAAAGACCGACAACATGTGCGGGAATTTCTACCGCTCTATTTATCCATGGATACATGTATTTTATCATGACGGAGAAGTCTGGTTCCTCCCTGACAAGAACAGCATGGAAGTCCGCTGCCCTGACTATATAAATGATGTGAGAGGAACGCTGACGAGGGAGTTGATTAAAGAGACAAAATAAAAAACCCTTCAATCGTTAAAATTGAAGGGTTGAAACGGAGAGGGTAGGATTCGAACCCACGGTACCGTCACCGGTACAACGGTTTTCAAGACCGCCGCTTTCGGCCACTCAGCCACCTCTCCAAGCTATGTATTACAAGCACTTAAGGCTACTACGTTATCAGCCTTTTTCTGTCTTGTGACCAAATTGTGACTACTTTTTTCAAAAACACCATCTTCAAGACACTCTACAGCACGCCTCTGACTGTCTGCGCTTGAGTGTGCATAGCGCATTGTCATTTGAATCGTCGAATGTCCCAAAAGTTGTTGCACTGTTACTAAATCAACTCCAGCAGCCACCAAACGAGTAGCAAATAGATGCCGGAGATCATGGAACCTAACCTTCGGAACACCTGACCGCTTAATAGC
Coding sequences within:
- a CDS encoding TIGR04076 family protein, whose amino-acid sequence is MPDKYRLTLTITSISGKCNAGCKVGEKYDISSIKTDNLCGFFYHSLFPTLCTFDYGGEIWFLPDKNRMEVRCPDYINDVRGTLERKLKEE
- a CDS encoding TIGR04076 family protein; translation: MPGKYKLSLTITHVGGTCMAGCKVGGTYDISTIKTDNMCGNFYRSIYPWIHVFYHDGEVWFLPDKNSMEVRCPDYINDVRGTLTRELIKETK